A region from the Pelodiscus sinensis isolate JC-2024 chromosome 11, ASM4963464v1, whole genome shotgun sequence genome encodes:
- the LOC106732781 gene encoding actin, cytoplasmic-like has protein sequence MSHSHGPAGHGPSPRVLASDEAERYKDYCAVVIDTGTGYTKSGLAGDERPRSVLPSRVGVPKVRGRDSPLYYVGESIPRQSWEVSTSAVLTHGVVTDWDALEMLWHHIFYGELSVCPEELAVLVTDAPLSPTTNREKMAELLFESFEVPAMLVAHQPLLSAYSYGRTSGLVIGSGYGTSYTAPVHDGYILPHATYRLDVAGNALTRHLAKLMGECGSPFREEELPLVCRIKEQCCYVPEDFQAELSGAEKKYLLDVPLPDGQVISIGSERFRCPEALFSPSVLGLPEVGLHVHAMNSVRKCKPAHQAELLANVLLAGGTTMLRGFSERIKRELLPMETEADGRVSVLASPHRSYSAWLGGSIVASLNAFQNVWISRQAYREKGPFVVHRHCF, from the coding sequence ATGAGCCACAGTCACGGTCCTGCGGGCCACGGGCCCAGCCCCAGGGTCCTGGCCTCGGACGAAGCAGAGAGGTACAAGGACTACTGTGCCGTGGTCATCGACACGGGCACCGGCTACACCAAGAGCGGGCTGGCCGGGGACGAGAGGCCGCGCtccgtcctgcccagccgcgtcGGGGTCCCCAAGGTCAGGGGCAGAGACAGCCCCCTGTACTACGTGGGGGAAAGCATCCCCCGCCAGAGCTGGGAGGTGAGCACCAGCGCGGTGCTGACCCACGGCGTGGTGACCGACTGGGACGCCCTGGAGATGCTCTGGCACCACATCTTCTATGGCGAGCTGAGCGTGTGCCCCGAGGAGCTGGCCGTGCTGGTCACGGATGCCCCGCTCTCCCCCACCACCAACCGGGAGAAGATGGCCGAGCTGCTGTTCGAGAGCTTTGAGGTGCCCGCCATGCTGGTGGcccaccagcccctgctctcGGCGTACTCCTACGGGCGCACCAGCGGGTTGGTGATCGGCTCCGGCTACGGGACCTCGTACACCGCCCCCGTGCATGACGGCTACATCCTGCCCCACGCCACCTACCGGCTGGACGTGGCCGGCAACGCGCTGACGCGGCACCTGGCCAAGCTGATGGGGGAGTGCGGGAGCCCCTTCCGGGAAGAGGAGCTGCCGCTGGTGTGCAGGATCAAGGAGCAGTGCTGCTATGTCCCCGAGGACTTCCAGGCCGAGCTGAGCGGGGCCGAGAAGAAATACCTCCTGGACGTCCCCCTCCCCGACGGGCAGGTCATCTCCATCGGCAGCGAGCGCTTCCGCTGCCCCGAGGCGCTCTTCAGCCCCTCCGTGCTGGGCCTCCCGGAGGTGGGCCTCCACGTCCACGCCATGAACAGCGTCCGCAAGTGCAAGCCGGCGCACCAGGCAGAGCTGCTGGCCAACGTGCTGCTGGCTGGCGGCACCACCATGCTGCGGGGTTTCTCCGAGAGGATCAAGAGGGAGCTGCTCCCGATGGAGACGGAGGCCGACGGGCGCGTGAGCGTCCTGGCTTCTCCCCACCGCAgctactcagcctggctgggcggCTCCATCGTGGCCTCGCTCAATGCCTTCCAGAATGTCTGGATCAGCCGGCAGGCCTACCGGGAGAAAGGGCCCTTCGTGGTGCACCGGCACTGCTTCTGa